In Desulfocurvus vexinensis DSM 17965, a single window of DNA contains:
- the hmcB gene encoding sulfate respiration complex iron-sulfur protein HmcB: protein MNRRTFLGLLGATSVVAATGQAAHAAGNHHFEGHPGAKGVLFDATLCIGCRKCEEACNVVNELPRPEKPFDDLTVLEAKRRTTEKDYTVVNQYQTSRPGVAFRKQQCNHCQEPACASACFVKAFIKTPEGAVVYDPTLCVGCRYCMIACAWSVPAYEYDEALSPRVMKCTMCHPRILEGKLPGCVEICPKGALTFGTRKELLDVARQRIRNFPDRYVDHIYGEREMGGTNWLYISGVPFTELGLPGDLGTTSAPELTSGALAAVPVVTGLWPILLTGVYAISKKREKQEKQEKEAAVAAALKKAAEQAEAKLAAELEKAEVANRRRIEVEVKNAVEQAMQAKGTDSEEEAQS, encoded by the coding sequence ATTAATCGCAGAACGTTTCTCGGCCTGCTCGGCGCAACCTCCGTTGTGGCCGCCACGGGCCAGGCGGCGCACGCTGCGGGCAACCACCACTTCGAGGGACACCCCGGAGCCAAAGGCGTCCTGTTCGACGCCACGCTCTGCATCGGGTGCCGCAAGTGCGAGGAGGCCTGCAACGTGGTCAACGAGCTGCCCCGGCCCGAGAAGCCCTTCGACGACCTGACCGTGCTCGAGGCCAAGCGCCGCACCACCGAGAAGGACTACACCGTCGTCAACCAGTACCAGACCTCGCGCCCCGGCGTGGCCTTCCGCAAGCAGCAGTGCAACCACTGCCAGGAGCCCGCCTGCGCCTCGGCCTGCTTCGTCAAGGCCTTCATCAAGACCCCCGAGGGCGCCGTGGTCTACGACCCGACCCTGTGCGTGGGGTGCCGCTACTGCATGATCGCCTGCGCCTGGAGCGTCCCGGCCTACGAGTACGACGAGGCCCTGTCCCCGCGCGTGATGAAGTGCACCATGTGCCACCCGCGCATCCTGGAGGGCAAGCTGCCCGGCTGCGTCGAGATCTGCCCCAAGGGCGCCCTGACCTTCGGCACCCGCAAGGAGCTCCTCGACGTGGCGCGCCAGCGCATCCGCAACTTCCCCGACCGCTACGTGGACCACATCTACGGCGAGCGCGAGATGGGCGGCACCAACTGGCTGTACATCTCCGGGGTGCCCTTCACGGAGCTGGGCCTGCCCGGCGACCTGGGCACCACCAGCGCCCCCGAGCTGACCTCCGGGGCCCTGGCCGCCGTGCCTGTGGTCACCGGCCTGTGGCCCATCCTGCTCACCGGCGTCTACGCCATCTCCAAGAAGCGCGAGAAGCAGGAGAAGCAGGAGAAGGAGGCCGCCGTGGCCGCCGCCCTCAAGAAGGCCGCCGAGCAGGCCGAGGCCAAGCTGGCCGCCGAGCTGGAAAAGGCCGAGGTCGCCAACAGGCGGCGCATCGAGGTCGAAGTCAAGAACGCCGTGGAGCAGGCCATGCAGGCCAAGGGCACGGATTCCGAAGAGGAGGCGCAGTCCTGA
- the hmcA gene encoding sulfate respiration complex hexadecaheme cytochrome HmcA — translation MKKGRFLARWAGVVAVLAALSAYAIEAVGVVPTPPSGGDGRADILMIDSLAAFGALEEAPVAFRHDQHTEALAKLGKTDCTTCHESDKDRLVLKFKRLADTDAATVKAVYHDNCIGCHKDLAAQGQPTGPTDVACRSCHSTAPADTSAWTPIGMDKSLHFRHLDSKSVARDAEDRTCAACHHEYDQATKKLVYAKNKEDSCAACHGPLAVAGPDGDVRALRDAAHLACVSCHVQVAAKGADSGPATCQGCHTAQAQAAVKVVPDVPRLERGQADAVLMGLPAAPEKGARPVKGLMSPVAFDHKSHEGYVKDCRSCHHEKIASCSAECHTRAGNEKGGFVTLEQAMHKVSAQESCVGCHAQRTTAPECAGCHNLMPSARASQASCASCHDKALEPASPEAATALTDQDKTALAQAAISARKPVGTYNLDEIPETVAIGDLADKYEPAEFPHRKIAQTMLKLIGDSPMAARFHREQGTFCQGCHHNSPASATPPRCASCHAATPGTGTDARPGLMTAFHQQCIGCHQSMGLEKPAATACADCHKERKK, via the coding sequence ATGAAGAAGGGAAGATTCCTGGCGCGATGGGCCGGGGTCGTCGCCGTTCTCGCAGCGCTTTCCGCATACGCCATCGAGGCCGTGGGCGTGGTGCCGACACCCCCCAGCGGCGGCGACGGGCGGGCCGACATCCTGATGATCGACTCGCTTGCGGCGTTCGGAGCGCTCGAGGAAGCGCCGGTCGCTTTCCGGCACGACCAGCACACCGAGGCCCTTGCCAAGCTCGGCAAGACCGACTGCACCACCTGCCACGAGTCCGACAAGGACCGGTTGGTGCTCAAATTCAAGCGCCTTGCGGACACCGATGCCGCCACCGTCAAGGCCGTCTACCACGACAACTGCATCGGCTGCCACAAGGACCTGGCCGCCCAGGGCCAGCCCACGGGCCCCACGGATGTGGCCTGCCGCAGCTGCCACTCCACCGCCCCGGCCGACACCTCGGCCTGGACGCCCATCGGCATGGACAAGTCGCTGCACTTCCGCCACCTGGACTCCAAGTCCGTGGCCCGCGACGCCGAGGACCGCACCTGCGCGGCCTGCCACCACGAATATGACCAGGCCACCAAGAAGCTGGTCTACGCCAAGAACAAGGAAGATTCCTGCGCCGCCTGCCACGGCCCCCTGGCCGTCGCCGGGCCCGATGGCGATGTGCGCGCCCTGCGCGACGCCGCGCACCTGGCCTGCGTGTCCTGCCACGTGCAGGTTGCCGCCAAGGGCGCCGACTCCGGCCCCGCGACCTGCCAGGGTTGCCACACCGCCCAGGCCCAGGCCGCCGTGAAGGTCGTGCCCGACGTGCCCCGCCTGGAGCGCGGCCAGGCCGACGCCGTGCTCATGGGCCTGCCCGCCGCGCCCGAAAAAGGCGCCCGGCCCGTCAAGGGCCTGATGAGCCCCGTGGCCTTCGACCACAAGTCCCACGAGGGCTACGTCAAGGACTGCCGCAGCTGCCACCACGAAAAGATCGCCTCCTGCTCCGCCGAGTGCCACACCCGCGCGGGCAACGAGAAGGGCGGCTTCGTGACCCTGGAGCAGGCCATGCACAAGGTCTCGGCCCAGGAAAGCTGCGTGGGCTGCCACGCCCAGCGCACCACCGCGCCCGAGTGCGCCGGGTGCCACAACCTCATGCCCTCCGCCCGCGCGAGCCAGGCCAGCTGCGCCTCGTGCCACGACAAGGCCCTGGAGCCCGCAAGCCCCGAGGCCGCCACGGCCCTGACCGACCAGGACAAGACCGCCCTGGCCCAGGCCGCCATCTCGGCCCGTAAGCCCGTGGGCACCTACAATCTGGACGAGATTCCCGAGACCGTGGCCATCGGCGACCTGGCCGACAAGTACGAGCCCGCCGAGTTCCCGCACCGCAAGATCGCGCAGACCATGCTCAAGCTCATCGGGGACAGCCCCATGGCCGCACGGTTCCACCGCGAGCAGGGCACCTTCTGCCAGGGCTGCCACCACAACAGCCCGGCCTCGGCCACCCCGCCGCGCTGCGCGAGCTGCCACGCCGCCACCCCCGGCACCGGAACCGACGCCAGGCCCGGTCTGATGACCGCGTTCCACCAGCAGTGCATCGGCTGCCACCAGTCCATGGGCCTCGAAAAGCCCGCGGCCACCGCCTGCGCCGACTGCCACAAGGAACGGAAGAAGTAG
- a CDS encoding RrF2 family transcriptional regulator, which yields MRLTTKSRYGAKMFLDIALHGDDGPVRIGDISRRQGISVKYLEKLIRTLKDAKFIKSKRGPRGGHLITRPLAEISVGDIVRALEGQAQLEEFLGPGAAVTSDERCVTLRVWHEASQAMFEKLDSISFSELVAEARACPRPGCRFKDAAGPCSGPV from the coding sequence ATGCGTTTGACCACCAAAAGCCGCTATGGCGCCAAGATGTTCCTGGACATCGCCCTGCACGGCGATGACGGTCCGGTACGCATTGGCGACATCTCGCGGCGCCAGGGCATCTCCGTCAAATACCTTGAAAAACTCATCCGGACCCTCAAGGACGCCAAGTTCATCAAGAGCAAGCGCGGCCCCCGGGGCGGACACCTGATCACCCGCCCGCTGGCGGAAATATCCGTGGGCGACATCGTGCGGGCGCTGGAAGGCCAGGCCCAGCTCGAGGAATTCCTCGGCCCGGGCGCAGCCGTGACCAGCGACGAGCGCTGCGTCACCCTGCGCGTCTGGCACGAGGCCAGCCAGGCCATGTTCGAGAAGCTGGACTCCATCTCCTTCTCCGAACTGGTGGCCGAAGCCCGCGCCTGCCCCAGGCCGGGCTGCCGCTTCAAGGACGCCGCAGGCCCCTGCTCCGGCCCGGTTTGA
- a CDS encoding RrF2 family transcriptional regulator, translating into MRISTRSRYGTRMMLDIALHADDGPVRIQDVAERQGLSLKYLEKLVRLLKDGGFIESKRGPKGGHLPAKPLEQITVGALVRILEGDTMLVECSSDSHCCVNEPMCLTRRVWKAAANAMFEKLETITFAELVQELRQNNMLGLLPDLFPDVPDSECRTARDMAATFRHP; encoded by the coding sequence ATGCGGATTTCCACCCGCAGCCGGTATGGCACTCGCATGATGCTCGACATCGCCCTGCACGCCGACGACGGCCCTGTGCGCATCCAGGACGTGGCCGAACGCCAGGGCCTGTCGCTCAAGTATCTGGAAAAGCTCGTGCGCCTGCTCAAGGACGGCGGTTTCATCGAGTCCAAGCGCGGGCCCAAGGGCGGGCACCTGCCCGCCAAGCCCCTGGAGCAGATCACCGTGGGCGCCCTGGTGCGCATCCTCGAAGGCGACACCATGCTCGTGGAATGCTCCTCCGACAGCCACTGCTGCGTCAACGAGCCCATGTGCCTGACCCGGCGCGTCTGGAAGGCCGCGGCCAACGCCATGTTCGAGAAGCTGGAAACCATCACCTTCGCCGAGCTGGTCCAGGAGCTGCGCCAGAACAACATGCTCGGCCTGCTGCCCGACCTGTTCCCCGACGTGCCCGATTCCGAGTGCCGCACCGCCCGGGACATGGCCGCCACCTTCCGCCACCCCTAG
- a CDS encoding PAS domain-containing sensor histidine kinase — protein MTGRTAGLRHSLLTKIFASVSLTLLAGVAGWTWFNMHHHQQTTMAHMVTGADRLSNTIRLASHYAMLHNSRDDLRQIIRNVGRQSDVEAVRIYDKHGTIQFSSLYSEVGQTTNIKAEACDVCHREDPPRTSVPLDQRTRVFTAPSGSRMLGILTPIHNEPSCSGPPCHFHPPDKTVLGALDMVISLREADASLAGYQRNSIALAALVFLFTTYIILLFVLRFVKEPVLALIQGTRRIARGEQIPMDDLDEADEMGQLVAAINRMGRDITAKQAELNRQRDEYQGLFEAVPCLITVQDRNYRLLQYNREFAERFAPQDGDYCYHAYKGRDERCENCPVEKTFRTGRPHFSEEAGLNKDGSRAYWLVHTKPIRNERGEVVAAMEMCLDITQRKLLEEKLERSEQKYHAIFNQIPNPVFVLDRQTLDILDCNDAVLPVYGYTREQLLGTWFLALFAGGDPAEHAARIRSEGAMNQVRHKTSGGQPIYVDLSLAASEYAERPVLLAISRDITHRLETEQQLIQASKMATLGEMSTGVAHELNQPLSVIRTISGFFMRKLGRKEPVDEKTFILMAEGIDQNVERAARIIEHMREFGRKPGLRLERVHLDAVLRKAFDIFDQQFKVRGIAPRWELAESLPPVLAEPNRLEQVVINLLINARDAIEEKRATAGEDAPLPGDGEDDAQAAAPDEVRLRTLVRDGRVVMEIEDTGAGIPPAVAEKIFEPFFTTKEVGKGTGLGLSISYGIVKDYGGTIHAGSVPGGGACFRVEFPPAPEEPAEQG, from the coding sequence ATGACCGGACGCACCGCCGGGCTGCGCCACAGCCTGCTGACCAAGATCTTCGCCTCGGTCAGCCTGACCCTGCTCGCGGGGGTGGCGGGCTGGACGTGGTTCAACATGCACCACCACCAGCAGACGACCATGGCCCACATGGTCACCGGCGCGGACAGGCTGTCCAACACCATCCGCCTGGCCTCGCACTACGCCATGCTCCACAACTCGCGCGACGACCTGCGCCAGATCATCCGCAACGTCGGGCGCCAGAGCGACGTGGAGGCCGTGCGCATCTACGACAAGCACGGCACCATCCAGTTCTCCAGCCTCTACAGCGAGGTCGGCCAGACCACCAACATCAAGGCCGAAGCCTGCGATGTGTGCCACCGCGAGGACCCGCCGCGCACCAGCGTGCCGCTGGACCAGCGCACCCGCGTGTTCACCGCGCCCTCGGGCTCGCGCATGCTGGGCATCCTCACGCCCATCCACAACGAGCCCTCCTGCTCCGGCCCGCCCTGCCACTTCCACCCGCCGGACAAGACCGTGCTCGGCGCCCTGGACATGGTCATCTCCCTGCGCGAGGCCGACGCCAGCCTGGCGGGCTACCAGCGCAACTCCATCGCCCTGGCGGCCCTGGTCTTCCTGTTCACCACCTACATCATCCTGCTCTTCGTGCTGCGCTTCGTGAAGGAGCCCGTGCTGGCGCTCATCCAGGGCACGCGGCGCATCGCGCGCGGCGAGCAGATCCCCATGGACGACCTGGACGAAGCCGACGAGATGGGCCAGCTCGTGGCGGCCATCAACCGCATGGGCCGCGACATCACCGCCAAGCAGGCCGAACTGAACCGCCAGCGCGACGAATACCAGGGCCTGTTCGAGGCCGTGCCCTGCCTGATCACCGTGCAGGACCGCAACTACCGCCTGCTGCAATACAACCGCGAGTTCGCCGAGCGCTTCGCGCCCCAGGACGGCGACTACTGCTACCACGCCTACAAGGGCCGCGACGAGCGCTGCGAGAACTGCCCGGTGGAGAAGACCTTCCGCACCGGCAGGCCGCACTTCAGCGAAGAGGCCGGGCTCAACAAGGACGGCTCCCGGGCCTACTGGCTGGTGCACACCAAGCCCATCCGCAACGAGCGCGGCGAGGTCGTGGCGGCCATGGAAATGTGCCTGGACATCACCCAGCGCAAGCTGCTGGAGGAGAAGCTCGAACGCTCCGAGCAAAAGTACCACGCCATCTTCAACCAGATCCCCAACCCGGTCTTCGTGCTCGACCGCCAGACCCTGGACATCCTGGACTGCAACGACGCCGTGCTGCCCGTGTACGGCTACACCCGCGAACAGCTGCTGGGCACCTGGTTCCTGGCGCTGTTCGCGGGCGGCGACCCGGCGGAGCACGCCGCGCGCATCCGCAGCGAGGGCGCCATGAACCAGGTGCGCCACAAGACCAGCGGCGGCCAGCCCATCTATGTGGACCTGAGCCTGGCGGCCTCGGAATACGCCGAGCGGCCCGTGCTGCTGGCCATCTCGCGCGACATCACCCACCGCCTGGAAACCGAGCAGCAGCTCATCCAGGCCAGCAAGATGGCCACCCTGGGCGAGATGAGCACCGGCGTGGCCCACGAGCTGAACCAGCCCCTGTCGGTCATCCGCACCATCTCCGGCTTCTTCATGCGCAAGCTGGGCAGGAAGGAGCCCGTGGACGAGAAGACCTTCATACTCATGGCCGAGGGCATCGACCAGAACGTGGAGCGCGCGGCGCGCATCATCGAGCACATGCGCGAGTTCGGGCGCAAGCCCGGCCTGCGGCTCGAGCGCGTGCACCTGGACGCCGTGCTGCGCAAGGCCTTCGACATCTTCGACCAGCAGTTCAAGGTGCGCGGCATCGCCCCGCGCTGGGAGCTGGCCGAGAGCCTGCCCCCCGTGCTGGCCGAGCCCAACCGCCTGGAGCAGGTGGTCATCAACCTGCTCATCAACGCCCGCGACGCCATCGAGGAAAAACGCGCCACGGCTGGCGAGGACGCCCCCCTGCCCGGGGACGGCGAAGACGACGCCCAGGCCGCAGCTCCCGACGAGGTCCGCCTGCGCACCCTGGTGCGCGACGGGCGCGTGGTCATGGAGATCGAGGACACCGGCGCGGGCATCCCCCCGGCCGTTGCCGAGAAGATCTTCGAGCCCTTCTTCACCACCAAGGAGGTGGGCAAGGGCACCGGCCTGGGGCTGTCCATCAGCTACGGCATCGTCAAGGACTACGGCGGCACCATCCACGCCGGGTCCGTGCCCGGGGGCGGGGCGTGCTTCCGCGTGGAGTTCCCCCCGGCGCCCGAGGAGCCCGCAGAGCAGGGCTGA
- the feoB gene encoding ferrous iron transport protein B translates to MMQRVKIALAGNPNAGKTTLFNAITGARQHVGNYPGITVEKKEGFARVDGIDFHVLDLPGTYSLTAYTQEELVARDALVDERPGVVVGVLNASALERNLYLAVQILEMGLPLTLALNMMDEARKQGLTVDAERLGGLLGCPVVETVARTGEGVGRLLRAAAGHARATGGVREPLAISYGPDLDPVLAQMTARIQADGLLAGRYPARWLALKYLESDEQVLAAGRAAGPLAAELEAMAGRVADHCQRTLRTSPEAIIADYRYGFITSVLRQGVLTRPDEPSRVDVSDMLDRVLTHRVAGPLGMLGVLLAVYWATFALGEVPMGWVETLFGLLAQAADAALPDGLFKSLLVSGVIDGVGGVMGFVPLIMLMFLFIAFLEDSGYMARIAYMLDRVFRIFGLHGCSVMPFIVSGGIAGGCAVPGVMAARTLRSPREKLATLLTAPFMTCGAKLPIFLLLTGVFFPGAEATALFLITLGAWAAALLVARLLRSTVIKGPSTPFVMELPPYRLPTLRGMLIHTWERTWQYIKKAGTVILAISILLWAAMTFPQLPAERAAMYAAEREAIQAAAADPAQDEATRQTLAERLALADNIQREAALRHSLAGRLGAALEAVTAPAGFDWRTNIALVGGFAAKEVIVSTLGTAYSLGETDPEDAKPLADRLRDAPQWSRLHAVALIVFIMLYAPCFVTVVAIRSESGSWKWAAFAVVFNTALAYALAVAVFQGGRALGLG, encoded by the coding sequence CTGATGCAGCGCGTCAAGATCGCCCTGGCGGGCAACCCCAACGCGGGCAAGACCACCCTGTTCAACGCCATCACCGGCGCGCGCCAGCACGTGGGCAACTACCCGGGCATCACCGTGGAGAAGAAGGAAGGCTTCGCCCGCGTGGACGGCATCGACTTCCACGTGCTCGACCTGCCCGGCACCTACTCCCTCACGGCCTACACCCAGGAAGAGCTGGTGGCGCGCGACGCCCTGGTGGACGAGCGCCCCGGGGTGGTGGTCGGCGTGCTCAACGCCTCGGCCCTGGAGCGCAACCTCTACCTGGCCGTGCAGATTCTGGAAATGGGCCTGCCCCTGACCCTGGCCCTGAACATGATGGACGAGGCCCGCAAGCAGGGCCTGACCGTGGACGCCGAGCGCCTGGGCGGCCTGCTGGGCTGCCCGGTGGTCGAAACCGTGGCGCGCACCGGCGAGGGCGTGGGCCGCCTGCTGCGGGCCGCCGCCGGGCACGCCCGGGCCACCGGCGGCGTGCGCGAGCCCCTGGCCATCTCCTACGGACCGGACCTCGACCCCGTGCTGGCGCAGATGACCGCGCGCATCCAGGCCGACGGCCTGCTCGCCGGGCGCTACCCCGCCCGCTGGCTGGCCCTGAAATACCTGGAGTCCGACGAGCAGGTGCTGGCCGCCGGACGCGCCGCCGGGCCCCTGGCCGCCGAGCTGGAGGCCATGGCCGGGCGCGTGGCCGACCACTGCCAGCGCACCCTGCGCACCTCCCCCGAAGCCATCATCGCCGACTACCGCTACGGGTTCATCACCTCGGTGCTGCGCCAGGGCGTGCTGACCCGCCCCGACGAGCCCTCGCGCGTGGACGTGTCGGACATGCTCGACCGCGTGCTGACCCACCGCGTGGCCGGGCCCCTGGGCATGCTCGGGGTGCTGCTGGCCGTCTACTGGGCGACCTTCGCCCTGGGCGAGGTGCCCATGGGCTGGGTCGAGACCCTGTTCGGCCTGCTGGCCCAGGCCGCCGACGCCGCCCTGCCCGACGGGCTGTTCAAGTCGCTGCTCGTCTCGGGGGTCATCGACGGCGTGGGCGGGGTCATGGGCTTCGTGCCGCTGATCATGCTCATGTTCCTGTTCATCGCCTTCCTGGAAGACTCGGGCTACATGGCGCGCATCGCCTACATGCTCGACCGCGTGTTCCGCATCTTCGGGCTGCACGGCTGCTCGGTGATGCCGTTCATCGTCTCGGGGGGCATCGCCGGGGGCTGCGCCGTGCCCGGGGTCATGGCCGCGCGCACCCTGCGCAGCCCGCGCGAAAAGCTCGCCACCCTGCTCACCGCCCCGTTCATGACCTGCGGGGCCAAGCTGCCCATCTTCCTGCTGCTCACGGGCGTGTTCTTTCCCGGAGCCGAGGCCACGGCCCTGTTCCTGATCACCCTGGGCGCCTGGGCCGCCGCCCTGCTGGTGGCGCGGCTGCTGCGCTCCACGGTCATCAAGGGCCCGAGCACGCCCTTCGTCATGGAGCTGCCGCCCTACCGCCTGCCCACCCTGCGCGGCATGCTCATCCACACCTGGGAGCGCACCTGGCAGTACATCAAGAAGGCCGGCACGGTGATCCTGGCCATCTCCATCCTCTTGTGGGCGGCCATGACCTTCCCGCAACTGCCCGCAGAGCGCGCGGCCATGTACGCCGCCGAGCGCGAGGCCATCCAGGCCGCAGCCGCCGACCCCGCCCAGGACGAGGCAACCCGCCAGACCCTGGCCGAGCGCCTAGCCCTGGCGGACAACATCCAGCGCGAAGCCGCCCTGCGCCACTCCCTGGCCGGGCGCCTCGGCGCGGCCCTGGAGGCCGTCACCGCCCCGGCGGGCTTCGACTGGCGCACCAACATCGCCCTGGTGGGCGGGTTCGCGGCCAAGGAAGTCATCGTCTCCACCCTGGGCACGGCCTACTCCCTGGGCGAAACCGACCCCGAGGACGCCAAGCCCCTGGCCGACCGCCTGCGGGACGCCCCGCAATGGTCCCGCCTGCACGCCGTGGCGCTCATCGTCTTCATCATGCTCTACGCGCCCTGCTTCGTCACCGTGGTGGCCATCCGCTCCGAGTCGGGCTCGTGGAAATGGGCCGCCTTCGCCGTGGTTTTCAACACCGCCCTGGCCTACGCCCTGGCCGTGGCCGTCTTCCAGGGCGGGCGCGCCCTGGGCCTGGGCTAG
- a CDS encoding FeoA family protein, translating into MPQPLRLRELQVGQRAVIHTVSAQGELGRRIRDMGLVPGAQVEIVGRAPLKDPVALRMQGFTLSLRNNEADFVLVEPLP; encoded by the coding sequence ATGCCCCAGCCCCTGCGGCTGCGCGAACTTCAGGTCGGCCAGCGCGCCGTCATCCATACCGTTTCCGCCCAGGGCGAGCTGGGCCGCCGCATCCGCGACATGGGCCTGGTGCCCGGCGCGCAGGTGGAGATCGTGGGCCGCGCGCCCCTCAAGGACCCCGTAGCCCTGCGCATGCAGGGCTTCACCCTCTCCCTGCGCAACAACGAGGCCGACTTCGTGCTCGTGGAGCCCCTGCCCTGA
- a CDS encoding FeoA family protein — protein MREHCKHRHGWDGQTLRDAPRGSRVRIQSFSCCPKDRCRLLALGLTPGTTAEVSASHCGACCLRVRDADIVLGDDLAAAVTVLPLGEDSRA, from the coding sequence ATGCGAGAACATTGCAAGCACAGGCACGGTTGGGACGGGCAGACCCTGCGCGACGCGCCCCGGGGCAGCCGGGTGCGCATCCAGAGCTTTTCCTGCTGCCCCAAGGACCGTTGCCGCCTGCTGGCCCTGGGGCTGACCCCCGGGACCACCGCCGAGGTCAGCGCCTCCCACTGCGGGGCCTGCTGCCTGCGCGTGCGCGACGCCGACATCGTGCTCGGCGACGACCTGGCCGCCGCCGTCACCGTCCTGCCCCTGGGCGAGGACTCCCGGGCCTGA